The Sulfitobacter donghicola DSW-25 = KCTC 12864 = JCM 14565 genome has a segment encoding these proteins:
- the rpsK gene encoding 30S ribosomal protein S11, whose product MAREAKRTKKKVSKNIAAGVAHVNSSFNNTKILISDVQGNAISWSSAGTMGFKGSRKSTPYAAQMAAEDAGKKAQDHGVKTLEVEVQGPGSGRESALRALAAAGFNITSIRDVTPMAHNGCRPPKRRRV is encoded by the coding sequence ATGGCACGCGAAGCAAAACGCACCAAAAAGAAGGTCTCCAAGAACATCGCCGCAGGTGTGGCGCATGTGAACTCTTCTTTCAACAACACAAAAATCCTCATCTCGGATGTACAGGGCAACGCGATTTCGTGGTCCTCCGCAGGTACCATGGGCTTCAAAGGGTCGCGTAAATCGACACCTTATGCTGCTCAGATGGCTGCCGAAGATGCAGGCAAAAAAGCACAAGATCACGGCGTAAAAACGCTGGAAGTCGAAGTGCAGGGACCTGGTTCCGGTCGTGAAAGCGCATTGCGCGCTCTGGCCGCTGCTGGTTTCAACATCACATCGATCCGTGACGTGACGCCAATGGCGCACAACGGCTGCCGCCCACCAAAGCGTCGCCGCGTTTAA
- a CDS encoding DNA-directed RNA polymerase subunit alpha, with product MIHKNWAELIKPTQLDVKPGNDPARQATVIAEPLERGFGLTMGNALRRVLMSSLQGAAITSVQIDNVLHEFSSVAGVREDVTDIILNLKGVSIRMEVEGPKRLSISAKGPGVVTAGDISESAGIEILNRDHVICHLDDGADIYMELMVNTGKGYVSADKNKPEDAPIGLIPIDAIYSPVKKVSYDVQPTREGQVLDYDKLTMKVETDGSLTPDDAVAFAARILQDQLGIFVNFDEPESASRQDDDDGLEFNPLLLKKVDELELSVRSANCLKNDNIVYIGDLIQKTEAEMLRTPNFGRKSLNEIKEVLSGMGLHLGMDVEDWPPDNIEDLAKKFEDNF from the coding sequence ATGATCCATAAAAATTGGGCCGAGCTCATCAAGCCAACACAGCTTGACGTAAAACCCGGCAATGATCCTGCACGTCAGGCTACCGTAATTGCAGAACCGCTTGAGCGTGGTTTTGGTCTTACGATGGGTAACGCGCTGCGTCGCGTTCTGATGAGCTCGCTTCAGGGCGCGGCGATCACATCCGTACAAATTGACAATGTTTTGCACGAATTCTCCAGCGTTGCTGGCGTTCGTGAAGACGTAACCGACATCATCTTGAACCTCAAAGGTGTCTCCATCCGCATGGAAGTCGAAGGGCCAAAGCGTCTGTCGATCTCCGCGAAAGGCCCTGGCGTTGTGACGGCTGGCGACATCAGCGAATCTGCTGGTATCGAAATCCTGAACCGCGATCACGTGATCTGCCACCTCGACGATGGTGCAGACATCTACATGGAGCTGATGGTTAACACTGGCAAAGGCTATGTGTCTGCGGACAAGAACAAGCCAGAAGACGCGCCAATCGGTCTGATCCCGATCGATGCGATCTACTCGCCTGTGAAAAAAGTAAGCTATGATGTTCAGCCGACCCGCGAAGGTCAGGTTCTGGATTATGACAAGCTGACCATGAAAGTCGAAACCGACGGCTCCCTGACACCTGACGATGCCGTGGCATTCGCTGCGCGTATCCTTCAGGACCAGCTGGGCATCTTCGTCAACTTCGACGAGCCTGAATCAGCATCCCGTCAGGACGACGACGATGGTCTCGAGTTCAACCCGCTTCTGCTCAAGAAAGTGGACGAGCTGGAACTGTCCGTACGTTCGGCAAACTGCCTAAAGAACGACAACATCGTTTACATCGGCGATCTGATCCAGAAAACCGAAGCAGAAATGCTGCGCACCCCGAACTTTGGCCGCAAATCTTTGAACGAGATCAAAGAAGTGTTGTCAGGCATGGGTCTGCACCTTGGCATGGACGTCGAAGACTGGCCACCGGACAACATCGAAGATCTGGCCAAGAAGTTCGAAGACAACTTCTAA
- the rplQ gene encoding 50S ribosomal protein L17 — protein MRHARGYRRLNRTHEHRKALWANMAGSLIEHEQIKTTLPKAKELRPIIEKMITLAKRGDLHARRQARARLKEDQYVTKLFDILGPRYKDRQGGYVRVLKAGFRYGDMAPMAIIEFVDRDRDAKGAADKARVAAEEAAE, from the coding sequence ATGCGTCACGCACGTGGATACCGCCGTCTTAACCGCACACATGAGCACCGCAAGGCGCTCTGGGCCAACATGGCCGGCTCGCTGATCGAGCATGAGCAGATCAAGACAACCTTGCCAAAAGCAAAAGAATTGCGCCCGATCATCGAAAAGATGATCACACTCGCCAAACGTGGCGATCTGCACGCCCGCCGTCAGGCCCGCGCACGCCTTAAAGAAGACCAGTATGTCACAAAATTGTTCGACATCCTTGGGCCACGCTACAAAGACCGCCAAGGTGGTTACGTTCGTGTTCTGAAAGCGGGCTTCCGCTATGGTGACATGGCGCCAATGGCGATCATCGAATTTGTGGACCGCGACCGCGACGCCAAAGGCGCCGCAGACAAGGCCCGCGTTGCAGCTGAAGAAGCCGCAGAATAA
- a CDS encoding trypsin-like peptidase domain-containing protein: protein MKYIVLILTLLAAPLSAQQVPQSSAEMQLSFVPVVKQAAPAVVNIYAKVVREVRRTPLQSDPFFERFFRDPQEGRKPRVQNSLGSGVILSADGLVVSNYHVVGMATDIRVVLNDRREFTAKVLLGDEASDLAILKIDAPDPLPFLELRQSDSVEVGELALAIGNPFGVGQTVSSGIVSGLARSGGSGGQGHGYFIQTDAPINPGNSGGALVDMAGRLIGVNTSILTRSGGSNGIGFAIPADLVAEFVSQSEMGHSDFGRPWAGISGQSLDADMAATLGFDRSGGIIISGLHPVSPFRQAGLTVGDVILSVGGQTVNTPSEMIYRMSVAGLEAKADVVFSRQGEEAHTQVDLIAAPEEPARDQYELPERSLFPGLILTRINPAVLSELNLPLEAKGVAVVQTGPYAARAGLRAGDVLSSINDEVLDHPEAAAELLSGKQRSISMVVQRGDRRISMRFRG from the coding sequence ATGAAATATATTGTTTTGATCCTCACGCTGCTTGCCGCGCCTCTTAGCGCCCAGCAGGTTCCGCAATCCTCTGCTGAAATGCAGCTTAGCTTTGTGCCCGTTGTTAAACAGGCGGCCCCAGCTGTGGTAAACATCTATGCTAAGGTTGTGCGCGAAGTCCGTCGCACCCCCCTGCAATCGGATCCCTTTTTCGAACGCTTCTTTCGTGATCCACAGGAGGGTCGCAAACCGAGGGTGCAAAATTCATTAGGGTCTGGCGTGATCCTTTCAGCGGATGGCTTGGTGGTGAGCAACTATCACGTCGTGGGAATGGCGACAGATATTCGCGTTGTTTTGAATGATCGTCGCGAGTTTACAGCCAAGGTATTGTTAGGGGATGAAGCCAGCGATTTGGCGATCCTAAAGATAGATGCCCCCGATCCGCTGCCGTTTCTGGAATTGCGCCAAAGCGACAGCGTAGAAGTGGGCGAATTGGCTTTGGCCATCGGGAACCCTTTTGGTGTTGGCCAAACCGTAAGCAGCGGTATTGTGTCTGGCCTTGCGAGGTCCGGTGGCTCTGGCGGCCAAGGGCACGGCTATTTCATTCAAACCGATGCTCCTATTAATCCCGGGAATTCTGGCGGCGCTTTGGTTGATATGGCTGGGCGGTTGATAGGGGTGAATACGTCTATTTTGACCCGCTCTGGTGGCTCAAATGGGATTGGGTTTGCTATTCCAGCAGATTTGGTCGCCGAATTTGTCTCCCAGTCGGAAATGGGGCACTCTGATTTTGGTCGCCCTTGGGCGGGGATTAGCGGGCAGTCATTAGATGCGGATATGGCCGCGACCTTGGGGTTTGATCGCTCTGGCGGGATTATCATCTCGGGTCTGCATCCTGTTAGTCCGTTTCGACAGGCAGGTTTGACCGTTGGCGATGTGATCCTGAGTGTTGGCGGCCAGACGGTGAATACGCCATCTGAAATGATCTACCGAATGAGCGTAGCTGGCCTAGAAGCGAAAGCGGATGTCGTCTTTAGCAGGCAAGGAGAAGAGGCACATACACAGGTTGACCTTATTGCCGCCCCCGAAGAGCCTGCGCGCGATCAATACGAATTACCTGAACGAAGCCTGTTTCCGGGTTTGATTTTGACGCGAATTAACCCTGCGGTTTTGTCTGAATTGAACCTACCGCTAGAGGCTAAAGGCGTTGCTGTGGTTCAAACGGGCCCATATGCGGCGCGTGCGGGGTTGCGTGCTGGCGATGTTCTGTCTTCGATCAATGATGAAGTGCTTGATCACCCAGAGGCCGCGGCAGAGCTGCTTTCTGGGAAACAGCGCAGCATTTCGATGGTGGTTCAACGCGGAGACCGACGCATTTCCATGCGTTTCAGGGGGTAG
- a CDS encoding replication-associated recombination protein A, with the protein MADLFGASAASVPDGAHRPLADRLRPTKLGEVIGQRQVLGPEGPLTVMLGAGALSSLVFWGPPGVGKTTIARLLADETDLHFVQISAIFSGVPELRKVFDAAKIRRQNGQGTLLFVDEIHRFNKAQQDGFLPHMEDGTILLVGATTENPSFELNRAVLSRAQVLVLERLDADDLENLARRAEEELEVKLPLDPSARQALLDMADGDGRALLNLIEQVAAWTVDQPLDSAALGKRLSKRAAQYDKGGDEHYNLISALHKSVRGSDPDAAVYWFARMLEGGEDPRYLARRIVRMAVEDIGLADPQAQAVCLQCWDTYERLGSPEGELALSQAVIYLALAPKSNANYVAYKGARRAAKATGSAPPPKHILNAPTALMKDQGYGAGYAYDHDAEDGFSGQNYFPDEMERPSLYQPVERGFERDLKKRLDYFAKLRTQRES; encoded by the coding sequence ATGGCTGATCTGTTTGGGGCTTCTGCAGCTTCAGTACCCGATGGGGCCCACCGTCCTTTGGCAGACCGTCTGCGGCCGACCAAACTGGGTGAGGTGATTGGCCAGCGGCAGGTTTTGGGGCCAGAGGGGCCGCTCACCGTGATGCTGGGGGCGGGTGCCTTAAGTTCGTTGGTGTTTTGGGGGCCTCCTGGGGTTGGGAAAACCACCATCGCGCGGTTGCTGGCCGATGAAACTGACCTGCATTTTGTTCAGATCAGCGCGATCTTCAGCGGCGTACCGGAATTGCGCAAAGTCTTTGATGCGGCCAAGATCAGGCGCCAAAACGGGCAGGGCACGTTGTTGTTCGTGGATGAAATCCACCGTTTTAACAAAGCACAGCAAGACGGGTTTCTGCCCCACATGGAAGACGGCACGATCCTGCTGGTTGGCGCCACCACAGAGAACCCGAGTTTTGAGCTGAACCGAGCGGTTCTGAGCCGTGCACAAGTGCTGGTGCTTGAACGGCTCGATGCGGATGATCTGGAAAATTTGGCCCGTCGGGCCGAAGAGGAATTGGAGGTCAAGCTCCCTCTTGATCCGTCGGCGCGGCAGGCTTTGCTGGATATGGCCGATGGTGACGGGCGGGCATTGTTGAACCTGATCGAACAGGTTGCCGCGTGGACCGTGGATCAGCCCCTAGACAGCGCGGCCCTTGGCAAGCGGCTTAGTAAACGCGCCGCCCAATATGATAAGGGTGGGGACGAGCATTACAACTTGATCTCGGCGCTGCATAAATCCGTGCGGGGCAGCGACCCTGATGCGGCGGTTTATTGGTTTGCACGCATGTTGGAAGGGGGCGAAGACCCGCGTTACCTCGCACGCCGTATCGTGCGTATGGCTGTTGAGGATATTGGCCTTGCCGATCCTCAGGCGCAGGCGGTTTGTTTGCAATGCTGGGATACATACGAACGTCTCGGTTCTCCTGAGGGGGAGCTGGCCCTGTCCCAAGCTGTGATCTATCTGGCGCTCGCGCCCAAGAGCAATGCAAACTATGTGGCCTACAAAGGGGCGCGGCGCGCGGCCAAGGCGACAGGTTCAGCGCCACCACCGAAACATATCCTGAATGCGCCGACGGCCTTGATGAAAGATCAGGGGTATGGCGCGGGCTATGCCTATGACCATGACGCCGAAGACGGGTTTTCGGGGCAGAACTATTTCCCTGATGAAATGGAGCGCCCCTCACTTTACCAGCCCGTCGAACGCGGGTTTGAGCGGGATTTGAAAAAGCGTCTGGACTACTTCGCCAAGCTGCGTACCCAGCGAGAGAGTTGA
- the crcB gene encoding fluoride efflux transporter CrcB: MISTMSLVALGGAIGAAMRFLVGVGVMRLSGPAEFPMAIITVNVIGSFLMGVFVVAAAHKGLNHLSPFVMTGILGGFTTFSAFSLETVTLIERGQIAHAGAYMALSVGLSIGGLMLGLWIARGVFA, encoded by the coding sequence ATGATTTCAACTATGTCTCTTGTCGCCTTGGGCGGCGCTATCGGTGCAGCAATGCGCTTTCTCGTTGGGGTTGGGGTTATGCGCCTCAGCGGTCCTGCGGAATTTCCGATGGCGATCATCACCGTAAACGTCATCGGGTCCTTCCTGATGGGGGTCTTTGTGGTGGCTGCGGCGCACAAAGGGCTGAACCACCTTAGCCCCTTTGTGATGACAGGTATTCTGGGTGGCTTTACCACCTTCTCAGCGTTTTCGCTTGAGACGGTGACGCTGATCGAACGGGGGCAAATTGCCCATGCTGGGGCCTATATGGCCTTGTCGGTTGGGCTGAGTATTGGTGGATTAATGTTAGGGCTATGGATAGCCAGAGGGGTATTCGCATGA
- a CDS encoding RluA family pseudouridine synthase yields the protein MSRVQTLTVEEGDGDQRLDRWFKRVFPHVPQGRIEKMCRKGEIRVDGGRVKGSTRLEVGQQVRIPPLPTGEAPPPPKRTTVTEAEAKMIRASVIYRDDHVIALNKPPGLPVQGGSGQGDRHVDALSEALMFELDEKPRLVHRLDKDTSGVLVLARTREAAKALTANFRHRETRKIYWAAVAGAPHPRNGTIKFGLVKAGGHGARGEGEKMYAVHPRDVDDTEGAKRATTDYSLLEQVGTRASWMALSPVTGRTHQLRVHMAEIGHPIIGDGKYGGSGQENMGDGWGAQLGGDISKKLHLHARSLTIQHPATKAMLNLVAPLPDHMQRTWDTFAWQTKFAPDDPFGETWG from the coding sequence ATGAGCCGCGTACAAACACTTACCGTTGAAGAGGGTGACGGAGATCAGCGTCTGGACCGTTGGTTCAAACGTGTCTTTCCGCATGTGCCGCAGGGGCGTATCGAAAAGATGTGCCGCAAGGGTGAAATCCGTGTGGATGGCGGCCGCGTAAAGGGATCGACACGGTTGGAGGTTGGCCAGCAGGTCCGCATCCCACCGCTGCCAACAGGTGAGGCACCTCCGCCGCCAAAACGCACAACAGTGACCGAGGCCGAGGCCAAGATGATCCGCGCTAGCGTGATCTACCGCGATGATCACGTGATTGCATTGAATAAGCCGCCAGGTTTGCCTGTGCAGGGTGGATCAGGGCAGGGCGATCGTCATGTTGACGCCCTATCCGAGGCGCTGATGTTTGAGCTGGATGAAAAGCCGCGATTGGTGCACCGTTTGGATAAAGACACCTCTGGCGTATTGGTTTTGGCGCGCACGCGCGAAGCGGCCAAAGCGCTGACAGCAAACTTTCGTCACCGCGAGACCCGCAAAATCTATTGGGCTGCTGTCGCAGGTGCGCCGCATCCGCGCAACGGCACGATCAAATTCGGTTTGGTCAAAGCAGGCGGGCATGGCGCACGCGGTGAAGGCGAGAAAATGTATGCGGTCCATCCGCGTGATGTGGATGATACTGAGGGCGCAAAACGCGCCACCACCGATTATTCTTTGTTAGAGCAGGTCGGCACGCGCGCCTCATGGATGGCGCTAAGCCCTGTGACAGGGCGCACGCACCAGCTGCGTGTGCATATGGCCGAGATCGGACATCCGATTATTGGCGATGGCAAGTATGGCGGCTCGGGTCAGGAAAACATGGGCGATGGATGGGGCGCGCAACTGGGGGGTGATATCTCGAAAAAGCTGCACCTGCATGCCCGCAGCCTGACGATCCAGCACCCTGCGACCAAAGCGATGCTTAATCTTGTGGCACCGCTTCCCGACCATATGCAGCGCACATGGGATACCTTCGCGTGGCAGACAAAGTTCGCTCCTGATGATCCGTTTGGAGAGACATGGGGATGA
- a CDS encoding HAD-IA family hydrolase: MSDKPLRLVIFDVDGTLVDSQAHILGAMHAAFADEGLETPQRSDVLGVVGLSLDVLMPRLAPDADQAAHARLVQGYKDAYMAIRAEQTSAVSSPFYPGARETLEALHAQPEVLLGVATGKSRRGLDKLIEGHGLEGMFVTQQVADFHPSKPSPAMLLEALKETGIEASDAVMIGDTSFDMEMARAAGIAGVGVSWGYHPRENLSAARTVIDSFQALPSVLDEIWKG, encoded by the coding sequence ATGAGCGACAAGCCACTGCGATTGGTGATCTTTGATGTTGATGGCACGTTGGTTGACAGTCAGGCGCATATTTTGGGCGCTATGCACGCGGCATTTGCGGATGAGGGGCTAGAAACGCCTCAACGCAGCGATGTGTTGGGTGTGGTTGGTCTGTCTTTGGATGTGCTCATGCCGCGCCTTGCCCCAGATGCGGATCAGGCGGCACACGCCCGATTGGTACAAGGGTATAAAGACGCCTATATGGCCATCAGGGCCGAGCAAACCAGCGCGGTTTCATCTCCATTCTACCCCGGTGCACGCGAAACACTGGAAGCGTTGCACGCCCAGCCCGAAGTTCTGCTAGGGGTGGCGACGGGCAAGTCCCGCAGAGGGCTGGACAAGCTGATCGAAGGCCACGGGTTGGAGGGCATGTTTGTGACGCAGCAGGTTGCAGATTTTCACCCGTCCAAACCAAGCCCAGCGATGCTATTAGAAGCATTGAAGGAAACCGGCATTGAAGCTTCGGATGCTGTGATGATTGGCGACACTAGCTTTGACATGGAAATGGCGCGGGCCGCTGGGATCGCTGGGGTTGGCGTAAGTTGGGGCTATCACCCGCGCGAAAATCTATCTGCGGCGCGGACGGTGATTGATAGCTTTCAGGCGCTTCCTTCGGTGTTAGACGAAATCTGGAAAGGTTGA
- a CDS encoding ATP12 family chaperone protein: MSEWKAKRFWKMATVAERDGGFAVELDGRSVKTPAKQVLQVPTRAMAEAIALEWDAQEDAINPNTMPVTKTANAAIDKVTIQHEEVAEMLAAYGDSDLLCYRADSPEELIARQAEQWDPMLDWAAEHLDARLETRTGVVHAPQEKTAIEALRQRTHALDPFELAAFHDLVSLSGSLVLGFAAAMGARSAEELWGISRLDEIWQEEQWGEDDDATALAEIKREAFLHAKRMFDLAQRVS; encoded by the coding sequence ATGAGCGAGTGGAAAGCGAAACGCTTTTGGAAAATGGCAACGGTAGCAGAACGCGACGGCGGCTTTGCGGTTGAGCTGGACGGGCGCAGCGTAAAGACGCCCGCGAAACAGGTTCTTCAGGTTCCGACACGTGCCATGGCCGAGGCGATTGCATTGGAATGGGATGCCCAAGAGGACGCGATCAACCCCAACACGATGCCTGTTACCAAAACGGCGAATGCTGCGATTGATAAGGTGACGATCCAACATGAAGAAGTGGCCGAGATGTTGGCGGCTTACGGTGACAGCGACCTTTTGTGTTACCGCGCTGATTCGCCCGAAGAGTTGATTGCGCGGCAGGCCGAACAGTGGGATCCGATGCTGGATTGGGCGGCAGAACATCTTGATGCGCGGCTCGAAACACGGACAGGTGTTGTGCACGCCCCTCAAGAGAAAACCGCGATCGAGGCGTTGCGCCAACGTACACATGCGTTAGACCCGTTTGAGCTGGCTGCCTTTCACGATCTGGTGAGCTTGTCCGGTTCGCTTGTACTGGGATTTGCGGCTGCCATGGGCGCGCGAAGTGCAGAAGAATTGTGGGGCATCTCTAGGTTGGATGAAATCTGGCAAGAAGAGCAATGGGGCGAAGATGATGACGCAACAGCGCTTGCCGAGATAAAGCGCGAGGCATTTTTGCACGCCAAGCGAATGTTCGATCTGGCACAGCGAGTTTCCTAA
- a CDS encoding amino acid ABC transporter substrate-binding protein produces the protein MKKSIILGALTVAGLSAGMAAAGTLDDVKARGTLNCGVSTGLIGFAAPDANGEWVGFDVSVCRAVAAAVLGDATAVEFVPTTGKTRFTALASGEIDMLARNTTWTFSRDVDLKFDFIGVNYYDGQGFMAPKELGVSSAKDLDGATVCIQTGTTTELNLADFFRVNNISYEPVPIETNAEAQQQYLAGACDVFTTDASGLAATRAAFEDPSAHVLLPEIVSKEPLGPLVRHGDNEWGDVVRWTLNALITAEELGVSSANVSEMAGSTNNPEVARLLGTEGTLGEMLGLDADAFKRAIETQGNYGEIFAKNIGEDTPIGLARGLNAQWTDGGLLYSPPFR, from the coding sequence ATGAAAAAATCAATTATTCTTGGCGCGCTGACCGTAGCTGGCCTGTCTGCTGGTATGGCAGCCGCTGGTACGCTTGACGACGTCAAAGCGCGCGGCACGCTGAACTGTGGTGTTTCCACAGGTCTGATCGGCTTTGCTGCGCCTGATGCGAATGGCGAATGGGTTGGCTTTGACGTATCTGTATGTCGCGCTGTTGCTGCGGCTGTTTTGGGCGATGCGACAGCTGTTGAATTCGTTCCTACAACAGGTAAAACACGCTTTACCGCGTTGGCGTCCGGCGAAATCGACATGCTGGCACGTAACACCACATGGACATTCTCCCGTGATGTTGACCTTAAGTTCGACTTCATTGGCGTGAACTACTATGACGGCCAAGGCTTTATGGCTCCGAAAGAGCTGGGCGTTTCGTCCGCAAAAGATCTTGATGGCGCAACAGTTTGCATCCAGACGGGTACAACAACCGAGCTGAACCTTGCTGACTTCTTCCGCGTCAACAACATCAGCTATGAGCCAGTGCCAATCGAAACAAACGCAGAAGCACAACAGCAGTACCTTGCTGGCGCTTGCGACGTTTTCACAACTGACGCATCCGGTCTTGCTGCAACACGTGCCGCATTCGAAGATCCCAGCGCGCACGTTCTGTTGCCAGAAATCGTATCCAAAGAGCCACTCGGCCCGCTGGTACGTCACGGCGACAACGAGTGGGGCGATGTTGTTCGCTGGACTCTGAACGCTTTGATCACCGCTGAAGAGCTGGGTGTTTCCTCTGCGAACGTTTCCGAAATGGCTGGTTCCACAAACAACCCAGAAGTAGCACGTCTGCTTGGTACCGAAGGTACATTGGGTGAAATGCTGGGTCTTGACGCGGATGCATTCAAGCGCGCGATCGAAACTCAAGGTAACTACGGTGAAATCTTTGCTAAAAACATCGGCGAAGACACACCAATCGGTCTGGCGCGTGGTTTGAACGCACAGTGGACAGACGGCGGCCTGCTGTACTCCCCACCATTCCGCTAA
- a CDS encoding amino acid ABC transporter permease: protein MSTLSDPPKGSFQLSMLLNDSRYRSMTLQAIAAILLALALAYLYSNLMVNLREQGLDISFAFLTNPAGYDINQTLVDYNSQSSNLRAALVGILNTLLVAFLACITATILGVIAGVLRLSNNWLVSKLMSFYVEIFRNIPVLIWIIIIFTIMTALMPSPRAFKGDEPAASMLMDLFAFTNRGVYIPGPQFTRGFGGAEGSGLNFLLVIAVLVGSFFGARYFTKRANAIQEATGVRPNTLWTNLAVWFVPVIVLCLALGLTWDIPELKGFNFKGGIKIGGPLIALWFALSIYTGAFIAENVRAGIMAVSKGQTEAAAALGIRPRGIMSLVVLPQALRVIIPPLISQYLNITKNSSLAIAVGYADITATLGGITLNQTGRAIECVLLLMLFYLVISLLISAFMNVYNNAMKLKER from the coding sequence ATGTCGACACTCTCGGACCCTCCAAAGGGCTCGTTCCAGCTATCTATGCTGTTGAACGATAGCCGGTATAGGTCAATGACGTTGCAAGCAATTGCCGCCATTCTCCTGGCATTGGCACTTGCCTATCTTTATTCCAACCTGATGGTAAACCTGCGCGAACAAGGGCTGGATATTTCCTTTGCGTTTCTTACCAACCCTGCAGGTTATGACATTAACCAAACCTTGGTTGATTATAATAGCCAGTCCAGCAACCTTCGTGCGGCGCTGGTCGGTATTTTAAATACGCTTCTTGTTGCTTTCCTCGCATGTATTACCGCGACCATTCTTGGCGTTATCGCAGGGGTTTTACGCCTGTCCAATAACTGGCTCGTTAGTAAGCTCATGTCATTTTACGTTGAGATTTTCCGCAACATCCCTGTTCTGATCTGGATCATCATCATCTTCACGATCATGACGGCACTCATGCCCAGCCCGCGGGCCTTTAAGGGCGACGAGCCTGCCGCCTCTATGTTGATGGACCTTTTCGCCTTTACTAACCGTGGTGTTTATATCCCTGGTCCACAGTTTACGCGTGGATTTGGCGGCGCAGAGGGCAGTGGCCTTAACTTCTTGTTGGTTATTGCGGTCCTTGTCGGTTCATTCTTTGGAGCGCGTTATTTCACAAAGCGTGCAAATGCGATCCAAGAAGCAACCGGTGTGCGTCCGAATACGCTTTGGACCAACCTAGCGGTTTGGTTCGTCCCGGTTATTGTGCTGTGCCTGGCCCTTGGCCTCACTTGGGATATCCCCGAGCTGAAAGGCTTTAACTTTAAGGGTGGCATCAAGATCGGTGGCCCGTTGATCGCGCTTTGGTTTGCTTTGTCGATCTATACAGGTGCGTTTATCGCGGAAAATGTGCGCGCTGGCATTATGGCTGTTTCTAAAGGACAGACCGAAGCCGCTGCTGCATTGGGCATCCGTCCACGCGGCATCATGAGCCTTGTTGTCCTGCCTCAGGCGCTTCGCGTGATCATTCCGCCGCTGATTTCACAGTATTTGAACATCACCAAAAACTCGTCCCTAGCGATTGCTGTTGGTTATGCTGACATCACCGCGACACTGGGGGGCATTACGCTGAACCAGACGGGCCGTGCGATTGAATGCGTTCTTTTGCTGATGCTGTTCTATCTTGTGATCTCGCTGCTGATCTCGGCATTTATGAACGTCTACAACAACGCTATGAAGTTGAAGGAGCGCTAA